A portion of the Algimonas porphyrae genome contains these proteins:
- a CDS encoding pyridoxal phosphate-dependent aminotransferase has product MHLSDRIQRIADSATMAVTQAARDLRAQGRDVISLSVGEPDFAPPQHILDAASQAMAEGHTGYTAADGIPALKDAIIAKFARDNALSFSRSEISVAPGGKAVLWNALAVTVGPGDEVIIPTPCWVSYPDMVRMTGATPILVKGGPDFKITPEALSDAVTRNTRWLILNSPGNPTGAVYCAAELEALAEVLRAHPEIMVLSDDIYEHLVYGDADFATLAQVAPDLAERVLTMNGVSKAYAMTGFRIGYAGGPEWLIAAMRKFIGQTTSCPAAPSQWAAVAALNGDHGFLTEWRQTYRARGIALRTSLEKTGLRGAQPDGAFYLFLDCQEAMARAGFRTDSDLAMAILQEAGVATVPGSAFHAPGYLRLSYAASMESLMSAADRITDYLASD; this is encoded by the coding sequence ATGCATCTTTCCGACCGCATTCAGCGCATCGCCGATAGCGCGACCATGGCCGTGACTCAGGCCGCCCGCGATCTTCGTGCGCAGGGACGTGATGTGATCAGCCTAAGCGTCGGAGAGCCGGATTTCGCCCCGCCGCAGCATATTCTCGACGCCGCCAGTCAGGCGATGGCTGAGGGCCATACTGGCTACACGGCAGCAGACGGCATCCCGGCGCTGAAAGACGCGATCATTGCAAAGTTTGCGCGCGACAACGCGCTGAGTTTCTCGCGTTCGGAGATCAGCGTCGCTCCCGGCGGCAAGGCCGTTCTTTGGAACGCTCTCGCCGTCACAGTCGGTCCGGGCGACGAGGTCATCATCCCGACCCCCTGCTGGGTCAGCTATCCCGACATGGTACGGATGACTGGGGCGACGCCCATTCTGGTCAAAGGCGGACCGGACTTCAAGATCACGCCCGAGGCCCTCTCGGACGCGGTGACGCGGAATACGCGCTGGCTGATCCTGAACTCGCCTGGCAACCCGACGGGAGCGGTCTATTGTGCCGCAGAGCTGGAAGCTCTTGCCGAGGTCCTGAGGGCGCATCCAGAGATCATGGTGCTCAGCGACGATATTTACGAGCATCTTGTCTATGGCGACGCCGACTTCGCAACCCTGGCCCAGGTTGCCCCGGATCTGGCGGAGCGGGTTCTGACCATGAATGGCGTGTCCAAGGCCTATGCCATGACGGGGTTCCGGATCGGTTATGCGGGCGGACCGGAATGGCTGATCGCCGCGATGCGAAAATTCATTGGTCAGACGACATCCTGCCCCGCAGCACCCAGCCAGTGGGCGGCTGTCGCGGCATTAAACGGCGATCATGGCTTTCTGACAGAATGGCGGCAGACCTACCGCGCACGCGGCATTGCGCTGCGAACATCGCTCGAAAAGACAGGCCTGCGAGGCGCGCAACCAGACGGGGCCTTCTATCTGTTCCTCGACTGCCAGGAGGCGATGGCGCGGGCAGGTTTTCGCACTGATTCCGATCTGGCCATGGCGATCCTGCAGGAAGCGGGCGTGGCGACCGTACCGGGATCAGCCTTCCATGCACCGGGCTATTTGCGCCTGTCCTATGCGGCCTCCATGGAGTCGCTGATGAGCGCGGCGGATCGTATCACCGATTATCTGGCATCCGACTGA
- a CDS encoding DMT family transporter: MSVRETFVLLMVCTIWGLHFSVMRTAIGEYGLPPIFYAAMRMTLVALIMLPFLRWHPGQMRYVLIGGLGFGALNYAFMFPAMGMTTASAAAVAVELYMPFSVLLGVLLLGERIRGWSIFGIILAFVGVAIIGFAGPGEAVGPLFLLGVGLIVCGAFSEACAAIAVKRTKGIGPFQLVAWFAVVGTIVLWPLTLITETDQTVAFAPELRWTFAAALAYSVLLVSIVAHGSYYWLLSRLPIQVVAPVGLLNTIIGVLGGLIILREPPSAALFIGVGVTLAGVGIVIWRSNKRPGARQGSEGTDIVTSTP; this comes from the coding sequence ATGAGTGTGCGTGAAACATTTGTCCTGCTGATGGTCTGCACCATCTGGGGACTGCATTTTTCCGTCATGCGAACGGCGATTGGCGAGTACGGTCTGCCGCCGATTTTCTATGCGGCGATGCGCATGACGCTGGTCGCTCTGATCATGTTGCCATTCCTGCGATGGCATCCGGGGCAGATGCGGTATGTGCTCATTGGCGGGCTCGGTTTCGGCGCGCTGAATTATGCCTTCATGTTTCCGGCCATGGGTATGACGACGGCCAGTGCAGCCGCCGTCGCGGTCGAACTGTATATGCCGTTCTCTGTGCTCCTTGGGGTGTTGCTGCTGGGTGAGCGTATTCGCGGCTGGTCCATTTTCGGAATCATTCTCGCCTTTGTCGGCGTGGCGATCATCGGGTTTGCAGGGCCGGGAGAGGCTGTCGGGCCTCTGTTCCTGCTGGGTGTCGGGTTGATCGTCTGCGGCGCGTTCAGCGAGGCCTGTGCTGCGATCGCGGTCAAACGGACGAAGGGCATCGGCCCGTTTCAGCTGGTCGCATGGTTCGCGGTCGTCGGCACGATCGTCCTGTGGCCCCTGACCTTGATCACCGAAACCGATCAAACGGTCGCTTTCGCGCCAGAGCTGCGCTGGACCTTCGCAGCGGCGCTGGCCTATTCGGTCCTGCTCGTCAGTATCGTGGCACATGGCAGCTATTACTGGCTGCTGTCGCGATTGCCGATACAGGTCGTCGCGCCCGTCGGTCTGCTCAATACGATCATCGGCGTTCTGGGTGGCCTGATCATTCTGCGGGAACCTCCGTCGGCGGCTCTGTTCATCGGCGTGGGCGTCACGCTGGCTGGAGTCGGGATCGTCATCTGGCGCAGCAATAAGCGTCCTGGCGCGCGTCAGGGCAGCGAAGGAACCGATATCGTCACATCCACGCCCTGA